A stretch of Candidatus Cloacimonadota bacterium DNA encodes these proteins:
- a CDS encoding FtsQ-type POTRA domain-containing protein, whose translation MRDNKIPTQHNTRKRRGNSRYFVFFVLVLLGFAALGFGAYHLLSSLDVLNVRKIEISGNSAVADSLLRSALQPYMGQNLLKVDKAEVHAEVSGFARVKTVKVRRKLFSTLQIKLTERKPSLYVKSLEGDLFPVDEEGVVLERYGKVYTENLPLVNLLVNNAHLRSGRKLKNAALDKVLATHRRIVEDAPEFATNISEYYTIDNTVYIIDARNGLRLIPSEKNLAKQLSRYEFVRDNGNVSQSSILDLRVDNQVVVKAGN comes from the coding sequence ATGAGAGACAATAAGATACCGACCCAGCACAACACCCGCAAGAGAAGGGGAAACAGCCGATATTTCGTCTTTTTCGTCCTTGTTTTGCTTGGTTTTGCCGCCCTTGGTTTCGGCGCTTATCATCTCCTGTCCAGCCTCGATGTGCTTAATGTGCGCAAAATTGAGATCAGCGGCAATTCCGCTGTGGCGGACAGCCTCCTGCGCAGCGCGCTGCAGCCCTATATGGGGCAGAATCTCCTCAAAGTGGACAAAGCTGAGGTCCACGCCGAGGTGAGTGGTTTTGCCCGCGTGAAGACCGTGAAGGTGCGACGCAAGCTCTTCAGCACCCTGCAGATCAAGCTCACGGAGCGCAAGCCCAGCCTCTATGTGAAAAGCCTCGAAGGCGACCTCTTTCCCGTGGATGAGGAAGGCGTGGTGTTGGAACGCTACGGCAAGGTTTACACGGAAAACCTGCCCTTGGTGAATCTGTTGGTGAACAACGCCCACCTCAGAAGCGGCCGGAAACTCAAGAACGCCGCGCTGGACAAGGTATTGGCCACCCACCGCAGGATAGTGGAGGATGCTCCGGAATTCGCGACCAACATCTCTGAATATTACACCATCGACAACACCGTCTACATCATCGACGCGCGCAACGGCCTGCGCCTGATCCCCAGCGAGAAGAACCTCGCCAAACAGCTTTCGCGCTACGAATTCGTGCGCGACAACGGCAATGTGAGCCAATCCTCCATCCTCGACCTGCGCGTCGACAACCAGGTGGTGGTGAAGGCGGGAAACTGA
- the murC gene encoding UDP-N-acetylmuramate--L-alanine ligase yields the protein MLGKTKKIHFIGIGGIGMSGIAEFLYNQGLEISGSDLKKTDVTRHLESLGIRIEEGHNPTLVKDVDVVVKSSAVKDDNPEIQAAKAMRIPVIRRAEMLAEITRMSFSIGISGTHGKTTTTSMTGLVLEAAGLDPTIIVGGKVKNYGSNNVMGSGKYIVVEADEYDHSFLSLTPCIAGITNIDTDHLDCYRNLDDIKGAFIEYANKVPFFGSVIACLDDPGVQAVLPRINKKIVTYGFSRQADIQALNISMKDFVSEFDVSYKGYRLGRVKMNVTGRHNIQNSLQAVSIGLELDIPFKHIREGLLQYSGVYRRFELKGEARGITVYDDYAHHPTEISATLEGFKDSTKRRIVTLFQPHLYSRTRDFHVQFGNAFFSCDCLLLAPIYPAREEPLPGVSSKLIADAAIQSGHHNVVLIENNADIVPKTLSLLEEDDILITMGAGNVWQYGEEILAELKKSVDKNTKPKKVSDLET from the coding sequence ATGCTGGGAAAAACTAAGAAGATCCATTTCATCGGCATCGGCGGCATTGGTATGAGCGGCATCGCCGAATTCCTGTACAACCAGGGCTTGGAGATCAGCGGTTCCGACCTCAAAAAGACCGATGTCACCCGCCATCTCGAATCCCTTGGCATCAGGATCGAGGAAGGCCACAACCCCACGCTGGTGAAGGATGTGGACGTGGTGGTAAAATCCTCCGCGGTCAAGGACGACAACCCCGAGATCCAGGCCGCCAAAGCTATGCGCATTCCCGTCATCCGCCGCGCCGAAATGCTGGCCGAGATCACCCGCATGAGTTTCTCCATCGGCATTTCCGGTACGCACGGCAAAACCACCACCACTTCCATGACCGGCCTGGTGCTTGAAGCCGCTGGACTCGATCCCACCATCATCGTGGGTGGAAAGGTGAAAAACTACGGCTCGAACAACGTGATGGGCTCCGGAAAATACATCGTGGTGGAGGCCGACGAATATGACCATTCCTTCCTCTCCCTCACCCCCTGCATCGCCGGCATCACCAACATCGACACCGATCACCTGGATTGCTACCGCAATCTGGATGATATCAAAGGCGCTTTCATCGAATACGCTAACAAGGTGCCATTTTTCGGCAGTGTGATCGCCTGCCTCGACGATCCAGGCGTGCAGGCCGTTCTGCCCCGCATCAACAAAAAGATCGTCACCTATGGCTTTTCCCGCCAGGCGGACATCCAAGCCCTGAACATCAGCATGAAGGACTTCGTGAGCGAGTTTGACGTAAGCTACAAAGGCTACCGCCTGGGCCGCGTGAAGATGAACGTGACCGGCCGCCACAACATCCAGAACTCCCTGCAGGCAGTGAGCATCGGCCTCGAACTGGACATTCCCTTCAAACACATCCGCGAGGGACTGCTGCAATACAGCGGAGTTTACCGCCGTTTCGAACTCAAAGGCGAGGCCCGCGGCATCACCGTTTACGACGATTACGCCCACCACCCCACCGAGATCTCCGCCACCCTCGAAGGCTTCAAGGACAGCACCAAACGCCGCATCGTCACCTTGTTCCAACCCCATCTGTATTCCCGTACCAGGGATTTCCACGTGCAGTTCGGAAACGCCTTTTTCTCTTGCGACTGCCTCCTCCTGGCGCCGATCTATCCCGCGCGGGAAGAGCCCCTGCCCGGCGTTTCCTCCAAACTCATCGCCGATGCCGCCATCCAGAGCGGACACCACAACGTTGTGCTGATCGAAAACAACGCCGATATTGTACCCAAAACCCTCTCCCTGCTTGAAGAAGATGACATTCTGATCACCATGGGTGCCGGCAACGTCTGGCAGTATGGCGAAGAAATTCTGGCGGAACTGAAAAAATCAGTTGACAAAAACACTAAACCTAAAAAAGTTAGTGACTTAGAGACTTAA